A window of Oncorhynchus tshawytscha isolate Ot180627B linkage group LG10, Otsh_v2.0, whole genome shotgun sequence contains these coding sequences:
- the LOC112260152 gene encoding polycomb complex protein BMI-1-B isoform X1 — translation MSIGFYNFRTMHRTTKIKITELNPHLMCVLCGGYFIDATTIVECLHSFCKMCIVCYLETSKFCPICDVQIHKTKPLLNIRSDKTLQDIVYRLVPGLFKDEMKRRRDFYVAHPSFDAGNGSNEERGEVADEEKRIIANDEIISLSIEFFHQSKLGKEDGEVKDMKTEMIDKRYLQCPAAMTIMHLRKFLRSKMDIPCTYQIEVMYEDEPLTDYYTLMDIAHIYTWRRNGPLPLKYRVRTGCKKMKMSSPRNGAKTTQHAGGVCYDSGTGGNKHLNNDPEAPSTSSSSLPSPSHRIVHSSSSSLTHFPHLSSIGTSTNGILTKAGPNQLSRTFTPT, via the exons GATTTTACAATTTTAGAACAATGCACAGAACAACAAAAATCAAGATTACTGAGCTGAATCCACATTTGATGTGTGTCTTGTGCGGTGGATATTTTATCGACGCAACCACCATTGTGGAGTGTTTACACTCAT TCTGTAAAATGTGCATTGTTTGTTATCTGGAGACCAGCAAATTCTGTCCAATTTGTGATGTCCAGATTCACAAAACGAAACCCCTTTTGAATATTAG GTCTGACAAGACCCTTCAAGACATTGTTTATAGGTTGGTACCTGGGCTTTTCAAAG ATGAAATGAAACGAAGGAGGGATTTCTATGTTGCACATCCTTCTTTTGATG ctggaaatggatCAAATGAAGAGCGAGGGGAGGTGGCAGATGAAGAAAAGAGAATAATAGCCAACGATGAGATTATAAGCCTGTCCATCGAATTTTTTCATCAGAGCAA GCTGGGAAAGGAGGATGGTGAAGTCAAGGATATGAAGACAGAG ATGATTGACAAGCGATACTTGCAATGTCCAGCAGCCATGACCATAATGCATCTGAGGAAATTCCTTCGAAGTAAAATGGATATTCCATGCACCTATCAG ATAGAAGTTATGTATGAAGATGAACCATTGACGGATTACTACACATTAATGGACATTGCACACATCTACACTTGGAGAAGG AATGGTCCCTTGCCATTGAAATACCGGGTACGAACAGGCTGCAAGAAGATGAAGATGAGCAGCCCAAGAAACGGGGCAAAAACCACACAACATGCTGGAGGAGTATGCTATGACTCTGGGACTGGGGGTAACAAGCATCTGAACAATGACCCCGAAgctccctccacctcatcctcctctctgcccAGTCCGAGCCACAGAATTGTccactcatcatcatcatcacttacCCACTTCCCCCACCTCTCCAGCATTGGCACCTCAACAAACGGTATCTTAACAAAAGCGGGTCCAAATCAACTTTCCCGGACATTCACGCCAACATAG
- the LOC112260152 gene encoding polycomb complex protein BMI-1-B isoform X3, producing the protein MSIGFYNFRTMHRTTKIKITELNPHLMCVLCGGYFIDATTIVECLHSFCKMCIVCYLETSKFCPICDVQIHKTKPLLNIRSDKTLQDIVYRLVPGLFKDEMKRRRDFYVAHPSFDAGNGSNEERGEVADEEKRIIANDEIISLSIEFFHQSKLGKEDGEVKDMKTEMIDKRYLQCPAAMTIMHLRKFLRSKMDIPCTYQIEVMYEDEPLTDYYTLMDIAHIYTWRRTPSNSLFLCLKRMFPLSSMVSRNVVLV; encoded by the exons GATTTTACAATTTTAGAACAATGCACAGAACAACAAAAATCAAGATTACTGAGCTGAATCCACATTTGATGTGTGTCTTGTGCGGTGGATATTTTATCGACGCAACCACCATTGTGGAGTGTTTACACTCAT TCTGTAAAATGTGCATTGTTTGTTATCTGGAGACCAGCAAATTCTGTCCAATTTGTGATGTCCAGATTCACAAAACGAAACCCCTTTTGAATATTAG GTCTGACAAGACCCTTCAAGACATTGTTTATAGGTTGGTACCTGGGCTTTTCAAAG ATGAAATGAAACGAAGGAGGGATTTCTATGTTGCACATCCTTCTTTTGATG ctggaaatggatCAAATGAAGAGCGAGGGGAGGTGGCAGATGAAGAAAAGAGAATAATAGCCAACGATGAGATTATAAGCCTGTCCATCGAATTTTTTCATCAGAGCAA GCTGGGAAAGGAGGATGGTGAAGTCAAGGATATGAAGACAGAG ATGATTGACAAGCGATACTTGCAATGTCCAGCAGCCATGACCATAATGCATCTGAGGAAATTCCTTCGAAGTAAAATGGATATTCCATGCACCTATCAG ATAGAAGTTATGTATGAAGATGAACCATTGACGGATTACTACACATTAATGGACATTGCACACATCTACACTTGGAGAAGG ACCCCCAGCAACTCACTCTTCCTGTGTCTAAAAAGGATGTTCCCTCTGAGCAGCATGGTGAGCAGGAATGTAGTCTTAGTCTGA
- the LOC112260152 gene encoding polycomb complex protein BMI-1-B isoform X2, whose product MHRTTKIKITELNPHLMCVLCGGYFIDATTIVECLHSFCKMCIVCYLETSKFCPICDVQIHKTKPLLNIRSDKTLQDIVYRLVPGLFKDEMKRRRDFYVAHPSFDAGNGSNEERGEVADEEKRIIANDEIISLSIEFFHQSKLGKEDGEVKDMKTEMIDKRYLQCPAAMTIMHLRKFLRSKMDIPCTYQIEVMYEDEPLTDYYTLMDIAHIYTWRRNGPLPLKYRVRTGCKKMKMSSPRNGAKTTQHAGGVCYDSGTGGNKHLNNDPEAPSTSSSSLPSPSHRIVHSSSSSLTHFPHLSSIGTSTNGILTKAGPNQLSRTFTPT is encoded by the exons ATGCACAGAACAACAAAAATCAAGATTACTGAGCTGAATCCACATTTGATGTGTGTCTTGTGCGGTGGATATTTTATCGACGCAACCACCATTGTGGAGTGTTTACACTCAT TCTGTAAAATGTGCATTGTTTGTTATCTGGAGACCAGCAAATTCTGTCCAATTTGTGATGTCCAGATTCACAAAACGAAACCCCTTTTGAATATTAG GTCTGACAAGACCCTTCAAGACATTGTTTATAGGTTGGTACCTGGGCTTTTCAAAG ATGAAATGAAACGAAGGAGGGATTTCTATGTTGCACATCCTTCTTTTGATG ctggaaatggatCAAATGAAGAGCGAGGGGAGGTGGCAGATGAAGAAAAGAGAATAATAGCCAACGATGAGATTATAAGCCTGTCCATCGAATTTTTTCATCAGAGCAA GCTGGGAAAGGAGGATGGTGAAGTCAAGGATATGAAGACAGAG ATGATTGACAAGCGATACTTGCAATGTCCAGCAGCCATGACCATAATGCATCTGAGGAAATTCCTTCGAAGTAAAATGGATATTCCATGCACCTATCAG ATAGAAGTTATGTATGAAGATGAACCATTGACGGATTACTACACATTAATGGACATTGCACACATCTACACTTGGAGAAGG AATGGTCCCTTGCCATTGAAATACCGGGTACGAACAGGCTGCAAGAAGATGAAGATGAGCAGCCCAAGAAACGGGGCAAAAACCACACAACATGCTGGAGGAGTATGCTATGACTCTGGGACTGGGGGTAACAAGCATCTGAACAATGACCCCGAAgctccctccacctcatcctcctctctgcccAGTCCGAGCCACAGAATTGTccactcatcatcatcatcacttacCCACTTCCCCCACCTCTCCAGCATTGGCACCTCAACAAACGGTATCTTAACAAAAGCGGGTCCAAATCAACTTTCCCGGACATTCACGCCAACATAG
- the LOC112260150 gene encoding dnaJ homolog subfamily C member 1: MTLASLGLSFILAVSIFIANPSPSHAWDSDLELFDLVEEIQQNFYEFLSVEQDASSVDIRKAYRRLSLTLHPDKNKDENAETQFRQLVAIYEVLKDEERRERYNDVLVNGLPDWRQPVFYYRRVRKMSNGELGFLLFLILTVCHYAVIWSIYLEKQLDELLSKKKKEKKKKMSSKSAEESRFVGQDKIEKSHDKPHWQDILPLKLSIWLYLSVKSLPHVIQDAKQYYEDYKEMKIREKEEAEAMALEEQEATTIKEKRPKVKKPKFEFPVYEPSLKVADSAYSPVYDQGTSIEEIEDQMDDWLEDKKSQKKKAPEWSEEDITLLTRSMAKFPGGTPGRWEKIAHELGRSVTDVTAKVKQVKDGQTNTSGLVKLSELKAQGSAALSGKGSKAGAGAVPDSVMTQREHPQPQPLAAATAEWMEPSGGGDEGEGIQAGGVRRRGRKTGGGGVGGEEKAKGRRQRDFDPTVATEDSEEEQSPPTSSVPQPSKEKAAAADDVWTQNQQKLLELALQQYPRGTTERWDRIAKVVPGKSKEECMIRYKLLAELVLKRKQAKS; encoded by the exons ATGACCCTAGCTTCATTGGGCCTCTCGTTTATTCTTGCCGTCAGTATTTTTATTGCAAACCCAAGTCCCTCTCATGCCTGGGATTCAGACCTTGAGTTGTTCGACCTGGTGGAGGAAATTCAACAAAACTTTTACGAATTCCTGTCTGTTGAACAG GATGCCTCGTCAGTGGACATCAGAAAGGCCTATCGCAGGCTGTCGCTCACTTTGCATCCCGACAAGAACAAAGACGAGAATGCTGAAACCCAATTCAGACAG TTGGTGGCCATCTATGAAGTACTgaaagatgaagagaggagagagag GTATAATGATGTCCTGGTCAACGGGCTACCGGACTGGAGGCAGCCAGTGTTTTACTACAGGCGGGTGAGGAAGATGAGCAATGGGGAGCTGGGCTTCCTGctcttcctcatcctcactgTGTGCCACTATGCAGTCATCTGGTCCATCTACCTGGAGAAGCAGCTG GATGAACTTCTGAGCAAGAagaaaaaggagaagaaaaaaaagatgaGTAGCAAGAGTGCTGAAGAATCACGGTTTGTTGGACAGGATAAAATTGAGAA GTCACATGACAAACCTCATTGGCAGGATATCCTGCCACTCAAGCTGAGCATCTGGCTGTATCTCTCTGTCAAGTCCCTGCCCCATGTCATCCAG GATGCCAAACAGTATTACGAAGATTATAAGGAGATGAaaatcagagagaaagaggaagcgGAAGCCATGGCACTGGAAGAACAGGAAGCTACAACAATAA AAGAGAAACGACCCAAAGTGAAGAAGCCGAAGTTTGAGTTCCCCGTTTATGAGCCTTCGCTCAAGGTCGCAGACAGTGCATACTCACCAGTATACGACCAGGGAACGTCCATTGAGGAGATCGAAGACCAGATGGATGACTGGCTAGAGGATAAGAAGTCTCAGAAGAAAAAG GCACCTGAGTGGTCAGAAGAGGACATCACTCTTCTGACAAGGAGTATGGCCAAGTTCCCTGGGGGTACACCTGGTCGCTGGGAGAAGATCGCACACGAACTAGGAAGATCGGTGACAGAT GTTACTGCAAAAGTCAAACAAGTTAAAGATGGTCAAACCAACACATCAG GGCTGGTGAAGCTCTCGGAGCTCAAGGCTCAGGGCAGCGCAGCACTCTCAGGAAAGGGATCCAAAGCTGGGGCCGGAGCTGTACCCGACAGCGTCATGACCCAGCGAGAACACCCGCAACCCCAGCCTCTGGCAGCAGCCACAGCAGAGTGGATGGAGCCCagtggaggaggggatgaaggAGAGGGCATCCAAGCAGGAGGTGtcaggaggagaggcagaaagactgggggtggaggggtggggggcgAGGAGAAAGCCAAGGGGCGCAGACAGAGGGACTTCGACCCCACAGTTGCCACCGAGGACAGCGAGGAGGAGCAGAGTCCGCCCACCTCCTCGGTCCCACAACCCTCCAAGGAGAAGGCCGCGGCGGCTGACGACGTCTGGACCCAGAACCAGCAGAAGCTTCTGGAGCTGGCCCTGCAGCAGTACCCGCGAGGCACCAcagaacgctgggacaggatTGCCAAGGTGGTGCCCGGGAAGAGCAAG GAGGAGTGTATGATACGTTACAAACTTTTGGCTGAGCTGGTGCTGAAAAGGAAGCAGGCCAAGAGCTGA